From Myxococcus stipitatus, one genomic window encodes:
- a CDS encoding sigma-54-dependent transcriptional regulator, protein MSSARILVVDDDPQARDLLQRLLGTLGSVAQAPHPKAAAEKLAESAYDLVLTDMAMPEPGDGLKVLQEVKAHLPDTPVIVVTAFGNIEGALDSIQQGAFDYLAKPFDVDAILRVARRALEQKRLVEENRSLRQQVDRSALVGRSPALLEVYKQVARAAASNVPVLITGETGTGKEMVARALHKRSPRASGPFIPVDCGAITESLMESELFGHAKGSFTGASGARRGVFEEANGGTLFLDEIGDVGMKVQSQLLRVLQEGEIRRVGESVPVKVDARVVAATNKDLKERVAEGLFREDLLYRLDVVHLHLPPVRERREDIPSLVQHFAARHARGGASPVVTPEAMARLTAYDWPGNVRQLENVVARALALNVTGVLGPQDFPEPIGDAPKRLTGLAGDMPSLAELSRRYAAHVLQAVGGNKSEAARLLDVDRKTLYKLLEASGAEPPEST, encoded by the coding sequence GTGAGCTCTGCCCGCATCCTCGTCGTGGACGATGACCCCCAGGCCCGCGACCTGCTCCAACGGTTGTTGGGGACGCTGGGCTCGGTGGCGCAGGCGCCACACCCGAAGGCCGCCGCGGAGAAGCTGGCGGAGTCCGCGTACGACCTGGTGCTGACGGACATGGCCATGCCCGAGCCGGGCGACGGGCTCAAGGTGCTCCAGGAGGTGAAGGCGCACCTGCCGGACACGCCGGTCATCGTGGTGACGGCGTTCGGCAACATCGAGGGCGCGCTGGACAGCATCCAGCAGGGCGCCTTCGACTACCTGGCCAAGCCCTTCGACGTGGACGCCATCCTCCGCGTGGCGCGGCGCGCGCTGGAGCAGAAGCGGCTGGTGGAGGAGAACCGCTCCCTGCGCCAGCAGGTGGACCGCAGCGCGCTGGTGGGCCGCAGCCCGGCGCTGCTGGAGGTCTACAAGCAGGTGGCGCGCGCGGCGGCCAGCAACGTGCCGGTGTTGATTACGGGCGAGACGGGCACGGGCAAGGAGATGGTGGCGCGGGCGCTGCACAAGCGCTCGCCGCGCGCGTCCGGTCCGTTCATCCCGGTGGACTGCGGCGCCATCACCGAATCCCTGATGGAGAGCGAGCTGTTTGGCCACGCCAAGGGCAGCTTCACCGGCGCGTCGGGCGCGCGGCGGGGCGTGTTCGAGGAGGCCAACGGCGGCACGCTGTTCCTGGACGAGATTGGCGACGTGGGGATGAAGGTCCAGTCGCAGCTCCTGCGCGTGCTCCAGGAGGGGGAGATCCGCCGCGTGGGCGAGAGCGTGCCGGTGAAGGTAGACGCGCGCGTGGTGGCGGCGACGAACAAGGACCTGAAGGAGCGGGTGGCGGAGGGGCTGTTCCGCGAGGACCTGCTCTATCGACTGGATGTGGTGCACCTGCACCTGCCGCCGGTGCGCGAGCGGCGCGAGGACATCCCCTCGCTGGTGCAGCACTTCGCGGCGCGGCACGCGCGGGGCGGGGCGAGCCCGGTGGTGACGCCGGAGGCGATGGCGCGGCTGACGGCCTATGACTGGCCGGGCAACGTGCGGCAGCTGGAGAACGTGGTGGCGCGCGCGCTCGCGCTCAACGTGACGGGGGTGCTCGGGCCCCAGGACTTCCCGGAGCCCATCGGCGACGCGCCCAAGCGCCTCACCGGACTGGCCGGGGACATGCCCAGCCTGGCGGAGCTGTCGCGACGCTACGCCGCGCACGTGCTCCAGGCCGTGGGCGGCAACAAGAGCGAGGCTGCGCGGCTGCTCGACGTCGACCGCAAGACGCTCTACAAGCTGCTGGAGGCGTCCGGGGCGGAGCCGCCGGAGTCCACGTGA
- a CDS encoding C39 family peptidase, with product MDEPGPPARWWRRGALERDFERFLREGTALAQDGTLVLDASAPTGSEPVPAGRMEDGGTRYHEATYRFGKAVSEVQAVPGGFTSVVPSFDALTPPGTWVKVTLAARIEGAWTKDYELGVWAFDKEPVARHSVDGQGDTNGQVFTDTLNLKRRADALRMTVWLFSSRPEVSPRVRALSAAVSDKQGVAEDAVSDRTSWGTVLEVPGYSQMLYPDGGPVWCSPTSTTMLLGYWGRKLGRPELATTVPSSADRTYDWVYKGTGNWAFNTAYASAMGDGALHGAVLRLDGFAQVERLIAAGVPVSISIAYDEGELTGSPVRSSDGHLIVLKGFTATGDVVCNDPAFKSDETVEVTYKRDELWRAWQHSRGAAYVLWPSGTTLPPELIGQLR from the coding sequence ATGGACGAGCCTGGACCTCCGGCGCGGTGGTGGAGGCGCGGCGCGCTGGAGCGCGACTTCGAGCGCTTCCTTCGCGAGGGCACGGCGCTGGCGCAGGACGGCACGCTGGTGCTGGACGCGTCCGCGCCGACGGGCAGCGAGCCGGTGCCCGCGGGGCGGATGGAGGACGGGGGCACCCGCTACCACGAGGCCACCTATCGCTTCGGCAAGGCCGTCTCGGAGGTGCAGGCGGTGCCGGGCGGCTTCACCAGCGTGGTGCCCTCTTTCGACGCGCTGACGCCTCCGGGGACCTGGGTGAAGGTGACGCTCGCGGCGCGCATCGAGGGCGCGTGGACGAAGGACTACGAGCTGGGGGTGTGGGCCTTCGACAAGGAGCCCGTCGCGCGGCACAGCGTGGACGGGCAGGGTGACACGAACGGGCAGGTCTTCACCGACACGCTCAACCTGAAGCGGCGCGCGGACGCGCTGCGGATGACGGTGTGGCTGTTCTCGTCGCGGCCGGAGGTGTCGCCTCGCGTGCGTGCGCTGTCGGCGGCGGTGAGCGACAAGCAGGGCGTCGCCGAGGACGCGGTGTCGGACCGGACGTCGTGGGGCACGGTGCTGGAGGTGCCGGGCTACTCGCAGATGTTGTATCCGGATGGCGGCCCGGTGTGGTGCTCGCCCACGTCCACCACGATGCTGCTCGGGTATTGGGGGCGGAAGCTCGGACGGCCGGAGCTGGCGACCACGGTGCCCTCGTCGGCGGACCGCACGTATGACTGGGTCTACAAGGGCACGGGCAACTGGGCCTTCAACACCGCGTATGCCTCCGCCATGGGCGATGGCGCCCTGCATGGCGCGGTGTTGCGCCTGGATGGCTTCGCGCAGGTGGAGCGCCTCATCGCCGCGGGCGTGCCCGTCAGCATCAGCATCGCCTACGACGAAGGGGAGCTGACCGGCTCGCCCGTGCGCAGCTCGGATGGACATCTCATCGTGCTGAAGGGCTTCACGGCGACGGGCGACGTCGTGTGCAACGACCCCGCCTTCAAGAGCGATGAGACGGTGGAGGTCACCTACAAACGCGACGAGCTGTGGCGCGCCTGGCAGCACTCGCGAGGCGCGGCGTATGTGCTGTGGCCCTCGGGCACGACGCTTCCGCCGGAGCTCATCGGCCAGCTCCGGTGA
- a CDS encoding L,D-transpeptidase family protein yields the protein MAGNGAGAPEPSASRTSQGTTAAVAAPGLGAASPSDARHGASVDSIDARGADGGTVTGDSIAGVTSAGDLHAAWERTAPSLESDAGTSRAMVSQAHAPNDAEGAAPSLSIDPALSAMSKPERGEDLVEAEAPESEPLPAEQLVVIPDRKNPGAELVLGPDGEPLEDTSLVLDDPSLEDEDDPETTVAGAADAGTEPVAVPYTPDAGSLRVRRSIAVRGAPRQDAPLLGTVAQDMRVQWKGETAVRGPECEAWVEIQPRGWVCERYLEPNFREPRVRDLPRLREGELTPGTYARVVGKRVRAYPSLALARAKRKGVLLKGSVTVKLRGQVRVGRRTFWRTADGQYLEARVLREYRPSTFVGVDAEAMSELSAPFAWAQSRKRPSAPVEVKVAPDASAARETVLPPRTLVAVRELSPDGRWVLIAEDHWVARDDLHVAWFTHAPPGVEPGERWFDVDLDAQVLVAYEGERPVYATLVSSGKPGTDTPEGLYRVWIKFAEADMTGNGTAGNDTYRVATVPWTMFFQDDYALHTAYWHDRFGEPMSHGCINLSPRDARALYGWAAPEVPTGWSMVNATADAPGSLVRIRGQARVVTPERKERKVRVASSGTTR from the coding sequence ATGGCAGGCAACGGCGCCGGAGCACCAGAGCCGTCGGCCTCGCGGACGTCCCAGGGAACGACGGCCGCCGTCGCTGCCCCGGGCCTGGGCGCGGCGTCCCCCTCCGATGCTCGGCACGGCGCCTCCGTGGACTCCATCGACGCGCGGGGCGCCGATGGCGGCACGGTGACAGGCGACTCCATCGCGGGCGTCACATCCGCGGGCGACCTGCACGCGGCCTGGGAACGCACGGCGCCCTCGCTGGAGTCGGACGCCGGGACCTCCCGCGCCATGGTGTCGCAAGCCCATGCGCCGAACGACGCGGAAGGGGCCGCGCCCTCGCTCTCCATCGACCCCGCGCTCAGCGCCATGTCGAAGCCGGAGCGCGGCGAGGACCTCGTCGAGGCAGAGGCGCCGGAGTCCGAGCCGCTTCCCGCCGAGCAGCTCGTGGTCATCCCGGACCGGAAGAACCCGGGCGCGGAGCTGGTGCTCGGCCCCGATGGCGAGCCGCTCGAGGACACCAGCCTCGTGCTCGACGACCCTTCCCTCGAGGACGAGGACGACCCCGAGACCACGGTGGCGGGCGCCGCCGACGCGGGCACCGAGCCGGTCGCCGTGCCCTACACACCGGATGCCGGCTCGCTGCGCGTGCGGCGCTCCATCGCGGTGCGCGGCGCGCCACGTCAGGACGCGCCCCTGCTGGGCACGGTGGCCCAGGACATGCGCGTGCAATGGAAGGGCGAGACGGCCGTCCGTGGACCGGAGTGCGAGGCCTGGGTGGAGATCCAACCGCGCGGGTGGGTCTGCGAGCGCTACCTGGAGCCCAACTTCCGCGAGCCTCGCGTGAGGGACCTGCCCCGCCTGCGGGAAGGCGAGCTGACGCCGGGCACCTACGCGCGCGTGGTGGGCAAGCGCGTGCGCGCCTATCCGAGCCTCGCCCTGGCGCGCGCGAAGCGCAAGGGCGTGCTGCTCAAGGGCTCGGTGACGGTGAAGCTGCGCGGACAGGTGCGCGTGGGCCGCCGCACCTTCTGGCGCACGGCGGACGGGCAGTACCTGGAGGCCCGCGTCCTGCGTGAGTACCGGCCCTCCACCTTCGTCGGCGTCGACGCCGAGGCCATGTCGGAGCTGTCCGCGCCCTTCGCCTGGGCCCAGTCCCGCAAGCGCCCCTCCGCGCCAGTGGAGGTGAAGGTCGCGCCCGACGCGAGCGCCGCGCGCGAGACGGTGCTGCCACCCAGGACCCTCGTCGCCGTGCGGGAGCTGTCCCCGGATGGCCGCTGGGTGCTCATCGCGGAGGACCACTGGGTGGCGCGCGACGACCTGCATGTCGCCTGGTTCACCCATGCGCCGCCGGGCGTGGAGCCCGGTGAGCGCTGGTTCGACGTGGACCTGGACGCACAGGTGCTCGTCGCCTACGAGGGCGAGCGCCCCGTGTACGCCACGCTCGTCTCCTCGGGGAAGCCGGGCACCGACACGCCCGAGGGCCTCTACCGCGTGTGGATCAAATTCGCGGAGGCGGACATGACGGGCAACGGCACCGCCGGCAACGACACCTACCGCGTGGCCACCGTGCCCTGGACCATGTTCTTCCAGGACGACTACGCGCTGCACACCGCCTACTGGCACGACCGCTTCGGCGAGCCCATGAGCCACGGCTGCATCAACCTGTCACCCAGGGATGCCCGCGCCCTCTATGGCTGGGCCGCGCCGGAGGTCCCCACCGGCTGGTCCATGGTGAACGCCACCGCGGACGCGCCGGGCTCCCTGGTCCGCATCCGCGGCCAGGCGCGCGTCGTCACGCCCGAACGCAAGGAGCGCAAGGTCCGCGTCGCCTCGTCGGGGACCACGCGCTGA
- a CDS encoding secondary thiamine-phosphate synthase enzyme YjbQ, translating into MYQAKDFTVSTKGRGFTDITGEVQRVVADIGARQGLCTVFLHHTSASLLLCENADPDVRRDLESFFSRLVRDGDPLFVHDAEGPDDMPAHVRTVLTQNSLNIPVRDGAADLGTWQGVYVWEHRTSPHRRRVTVSVVG; encoded by the coding sequence ATGTACCAGGCGAAGGACTTCACGGTGTCGACGAAGGGCCGTGGCTTCACGGACATCACCGGGGAGGTGCAGCGGGTGGTGGCGGACATCGGCGCGAGGCAGGGCCTGTGCACCGTGTTCCTCCACCACACCAGCGCGTCCCTGCTGCTGTGCGAGAACGCGGACCCGGACGTGCGCCGGGACCTGGAGTCCTTCTTCTCCCGGCTGGTGAGGGACGGGGATCCGCTCTTCGTCCACGACGCCGAGGGGCCCGACGACATGCCCGCGCACGTGCGCACGGTGCTCACGCAGAACTCGCTGAACATCCCCGTGAGGGATGGCGCGGCGGACCTGGGGACGTGGCAGGGCGTCTACGTCTGGGAGCACCGCACCTCGCCCCACCGCCGACGCGTGACTGTCTCGGTGGTGGGCTGA
- a CDS encoding alpha/beta hydrolase yields the protein MGGRQLRRVATKLGELDCQVVDGLAEGAAPELLVVLCHGFGAPATDLVPLAPELLGMEASLVDRARFVFPGAPLSLAQWGMPMGRAWFHLPESIMRGQMRDWDEYAKNIPDGLPAARRAVMSVVDALSTATKLPYGRIVLGGFSQGGMVTTDVALRLEERPAGLCILSGTLTSEPEWRQRAAARKELQVFQGHGRHDDVLPFRGAERLRDMLVESGLSVDFLPFDGPHTLVTEELERMAAFLKARLEGR from the coding sequence ATGGGCGGCCGTCAGCTCCGCCGGGTCGCGACGAAGCTGGGCGAGCTCGACTGCCAGGTGGTGGACGGGCTCGCGGAGGGTGCCGCGCCGGAGTTGCTGGTGGTGCTCTGCCACGGCTTCGGCGCTCCGGCGACGGACCTGGTGCCGCTGGCGCCGGAGCTGCTGGGGATGGAGGCGTCGCTGGTGGACCGCGCGCGGTTCGTGTTCCCGGGCGCGCCGCTGTCCCTGGCGCAGTGGGGCATGCCCATGGGGCGCGCCTGGTTCCACCTGCCGGAGTCCATCATGCGCGGGCAGATGCGCGACTGGGACGAGTACGCGAAGAACATCCCGGACGGGCTGCCCGCGGCGCGCCGCGCCGTCATGTCCGTGGTGGACGCGCTGTCCACGGCGACGAAGCTCCCCTACGGGCGCATCGTCCTGGGTGGCTTCAGCCAGGGCGGCATGGTGACCACGGACGTCGCGCTGCGGCTGGAGGAGCGTCCGGCGGGGCTGTGCATCCTGTCGGGCACGCTCACGTCGGAGCCCGAGTGGCGGCAGAGGGCGGCGGCCCGCAAGGAGCTGCAGGTGTTCCAGGGGCACGGCCGCCATGACGACGTGCTCCCCTTCCGGGGCGCCGAGCGCCTGCGCGACATGCTGGTGGAGTCGGGCCTGTCCGTGGACTTCCTTCCGTTCGATGGGCCGCACACCCTTGTCACGGAGGAGCTGGAACGGATGGCCGCCTTCCTGAAGGCGCGGCTGGAAGGGCGCTGA
- a CDS encoding peptidylprolyl isomerase, with product MRTRILTSTLLLCLSVAACKDSDKKESSGSATPPPAAAQKPAAPAQTPPAPAATPPAATAEATGEWTKKVVAGQDLLATLETNQGPITVRLFSKDAPKTVANFVGLATGEKAWTDPRTGERVTDKPLYDGVVFHRVIPNFMIQGGDPTGTGRGDPGYRFEDEFQSGRTFNKVGLLAMANAGRNTNGSQFFITTSTPQYLNNKHTIFGEVVKGYDVVEKISNLPTDPSDRPVTPVVIQKVVLADAPEGGAK from the coding sequence ATGCGAACCCGAATCCTGACCTCGACCCTCCTGCTGTGCCTCTCCGTCGCCGCTTGCAAGGACTCCGACAAGAAGGAGTCCTCGGGCAGCGCCACGCCGCCGCCCGCCGCCGCGCAGAAGCCGGCCGCGCCCGCGCAGACGCCCCCGGCGCCCGCCGCCACGCCTCCCGCCGCGACGGCGGAGGCCACGGGCGAGTGGACGAAGAAGGTGGTGGCCGGACAGGACCTGCTGGCCACGCTGGAGACCAACCAGGGCCCCATCACCGTGCGGCTGTTCTCCAAGGACGCGCCGAAGACGGTGGCCAACTTCGTGGGCCTGGCCACGGGCGAGAAGGCGTGGACGGACCCGCGCACCGGCGAGCGCGTGACGGACAAGCCGCTGTACGACGGCGTCGTCTTCCACCGCGTGATTCCGAACTTCATGATCCAGGGCGGCGACCCCACGGGCACCGGCCGCGGCGACCCGGGCTACCGCTTCGAGGACGAGTTCCAGAGCGGGCGCACGTTCAACAAGGTGGGCCTGCTGGCCATGGCCAACGCGGGCCGCAACACCAACGGCAGCCAGTTCTTCATCACCACCTCCACGCCCCAGTACCTCAACAACAAGCACACCATCTTCGGCGAGGTCGTGAAGGGCTATGACGTGGTGGAGAAGATCTCCAACCTCCCGACGGACCCGAGCGACCGGCCGGTGACGCCGGTGGTCATCCAGAAGGTCGTCCTCGCGGACGCGCCCGAAGGCGGCGCGAAGTGA
- a CDS encoding lipase, producing MAGWLQRAATGTTPGADATPRFRQLLGRVREGEPVLPAEARRHQYVLVRGMLGDELPGYLLDNVQRLERRGLDVLEAPVDTEGLLRDNVAVLREVLLDAAHFGRSVVLVGHSKGGVESTAVLALYPELRRVVRAVVTLQAPYGGSSIAHDLATAPEMRRLIDFAFPLLFHGVSRSVEELSYPQRMAFVREHPYPADIPTVSLATWRLSRLSTLYPLQRYLRERYQYASDGMVTALDAEVPGARVVRLDDMDHAEPALRAFPGLSRYHPGDVTEALVALALEPG from the coding sequence TTGGCCGGGTGGCTCCAACGCGCCGCGACGGGGACGACGCCGGGCGCCGACGCGACGCCGCGCTTCCGTCAGCTGCTCGGCCGCGTGCGCGAGGGCGAGCCGGTGCTGCCCGCCGAGGCCCGTCGTCACCAGTACGTGCTGGTGCGCGGGATGCTCGGCGACGAGCTGCCGGGCTACCTGCTGGACAACGTGCAGCGGCTGGAGCGCCGGGGCCTGGACGTGCTCGAGGCGCCCGTCGACACGGAGGGGCTGCTGCGGGACAACGTCGCGGTGCTGCGCGAGGTGCTGCTGGACGCGGCGCACTTCGGGCGCTCGGTGGTGCTGGTGGGCCACAGCAAGGGCGGCGTCGAGAGCACCGCGGTGCTCGCGCTGTATCCGGAGCTGCGGCGCGTGGTGCGGGCGGTGGTGACGCTCCAGGCGCCCTATGGCGGTTCGTCCATCGCGCACGACCTGGCCACCGCGCCGGAGATGCGCAGGCTCATCGACTTCGCCTTCCCGCTCCTGTTCCACGGCGTGTCGCGCTCCGTGGAGGAGCTGTCCTATCCCCAGCGGATGGCCTTCGTGCGCGAGCACCCCTACCCCGCGGACATCCCCACCGTGTCGCTGGCCACCTGGCGCCTGTCGCGGCTGTCCACGCTGTATCCGCTCCAGCGCTACCTGCGCGAGCGCTACCAGTACGCGTCGGATGGGATGGTGACGGCGCTGGACGCGGAGGTGCCCGGCGCGAGGGTCGTCCGGCTGGACGACATGGACCACGCGGAGCCGGCCCTGCGGGCCTTCCCCGGGCTGTCGCGCTACCACCCGGGCGACGTCACGGAGGCCCTGGTGGCCCTGGCGCTCGAGCCCGGGTGA
- the speD gene encoding S-adenosylmethionine decarboxylase, translating into MAALFEQLIVLLDLRVVGQPQWHVFPEPGGITGLTLLAESHLAIHTFPEHGFAALNVYCCRPRARPDFEALLARYVGATSCAVRELKRGVTA; encoded by the coding sequence TTGGCCGCGCTCTTCGAGCAGCTCATCGTCCTGCTGGACCTGCGGGTCGTGGGGCAGCCGCAGTGGCACGTGTTCCCGGAGCCCGGCGGCATCACCGGCCTGACGCTCCTGGCGGAGAGCCACCTGGCCATCCACACGTTCCCCGAGCATGGCTTCGCGGCGCTCAACGTCTACTGCTGCCGCCCTCGCGCCCGCCCGGACTTCGAGGCGCTGCTGGCCCGGTACGTGGGGGCGACGTCCTGCGCTGTGCGTGAGCTGAAACGGGGGGTGACGGCGTGA
- a CDS encoding DUF4178 domain-containing protein — protein MTQGRCPSCGADVEFTAGSAQVVVCGHCQTVVARRGASFEAHGKIGRILPTDSPLQLGLEGRHQRTGFRIVGHLQKDHGAGPWDEWYVEFDDGRNGWLSESEGAFHMLFDAGVEEHLSLSDLHPGQRLHLRERAWVVEERGHGRVVAAEGQLPGDVDPTQDSYYVDATGPKGAILTLDFGTRDTDPEAFVGTRLKLEQLGIDTGQLRTRARRKVELQQARCTECNGPLELRAPDKSLRVGCPFCGALLDVSKGKLSFLRLLEKPDHAPIIPLGARGTLKDTEWTCIGFLVRSCTVEGVRYPWEEYLLYNRSQGFTWLMDSNGHWVFLEPVAAGDVSLVPMVSAFFDRRRYKAFQNVHAVTETVQGEFYWEVSAGEWAEATEYVAPPYSLNVDATDDEVTYTHGEYLTPEAVKAAFQLPEVGPPRGILPSQPNPFAGGVKSATLWSLVWILGLLLLSGLFAANALDKVVLERTVTVPAESVSGAASAMSFSPPFELTKRGNVKVDLSARLNNDWLGIQGDLIDQGTGDVVGFYEELSSYSGSDSDGAWSEGSPSASRTLSVLPAGTYVLRTTASFEAGAPKARTFNVTLTHDPPRGGWFCVALVLILLGPVFAFVRSHGFETRRWADSNLGGE, from the coding sequence GTGACGCAGGGCAGGTGTCCGTCTTGTGGCGCGGACGTGGAGTTCACCGCGGGCTCCGCCCAGGTGGTGGTGTGCGGTCACTGCCAGACGGTGGTGGCGCGCAGGGGCGCGTCCTTCGAGGCGCACGGGAAGATTGGCCGCATCCTGCCCACCGACTCCCCGCTCCAACTGGGGCTGGAGGGGCGCCACCAGCGCACGGGCTTCCGCATCGTCGGCCACCTCCAGAAGGACCACGGCGCCGGTCCCTGGGACGAGTGGTACGTGGAGTTCGACGACGGGCGCAACGGCTGGCTGAGTGAATCCGAGGGCGCCTTCCACATGCTGTTCGACGCGGGCGTGGAGGAGCACCTCTCCCTGTCGGACCTGCACCCCGGCCAGCGGCTGCACCTGCGCGAGCGCGCCTGGGTGGTGGAGGAGCGGGGCCATGGCCGCGTCGTGGCCGCGGAGGGACAGCTGCCTGGCGACGTGGACCCCACCCAGGACTCCTACTACGTCGACGCCACCGGCCCCAAGGGCGCCATCCTCACGCTGGACTTCGGCACCCGGGACACCGACCCGGAGGCCTTCGTCGGCACCCGGCTGAAGCTGGAGCAGCTGGGCATCGACACCGGGCAGCTGCGCACCCGCGCCCGCCGCAAGGTGGAACTCCAGCAGGCGCGCTGCACCGAATGCAACGGCCCGCTGGAGCTGCGCGCGCCGGACAAATCGCTGCGCGTGGGCTGCCCGTTCTGTGGCGCGTTGCTCGACGTCAGCAAGGGCAAGCTGTCCTTCCTGCGCCTCCTGGAGAAGCCCGACCACGCCCCCATCATCCCGCTGGGCGCCCGGGGCACGCTGAAGGACACGGAGTGGACGTGCATCGGCTTCCTGGTGCGCTCGTGCACCGTGGAGGGCGTGCGCTACCCCTGGGAGGAGTACCTCCTCTACAACCGCTCCCAGGGCTTCACCTGGCTGATGGACTCCAACGGCCACTGGGTGTTCCTGGAGCCCGTCGCGGCGGGGGACGTGTCGCTGGTCCCCATGGTGTCCGCGTTCTTCGACCGCCGGCGCTACAAGGCCTTCCAGAACGTCCACGCCGTCACGGAGACGGTGCAGGGCGAGTTCTACTGGGAGGTCAGCGCGGGGGAGTGGGCGGAGGCGACCGAGTACGTGGCGCCGCCGTACTCCCTCAACGTGGACGCCACGGATGACGAGGTGACCTACACCCACGGCGAGTACCTGACGCCGGAGGCGGTGAAGGCGGCCTTCCAGCTCCCGGAGGTGGGGCCGCCGCGGGGCATCCTGCCCAGCCAGCCCAACCCCTTCGCCGGCGGCGTGAAGTCCGCGACGCTCTGGTCCCTCGTCTGGATCCTCGGCCTGCTGCTGCTGTCGGGGCTCTTCGCGGCGAACGCGCTCGACAAGGTGGTGCTGGAGCGCACCGTCACGGTGCCCGCGGAGTCCGTCTCCGGGGCCGCCTCCGCGATGAGCTTCAGCCCGCCCTTCGAGCTGACCAAGCGCGGCAACGTGAAGGTGGACCTGTCGGCCCGGCTGAACAACGACTGGCTGGGCATCCAGGGCGACCTCATCGACCAGGGCACCGGGGACGTGGTCGGCTTCTACGAGGAGCTGAGCTCCTACAGCGGCAGCGACAGCGACGGCGCCTGGAGCGAGGGCAGCCCCAGCGCGAGCAGGACGCTGAGCGTGCTGCCCGCGGGGACGTACGTGCTGCGCACCACGGCGTCCTTCGAGGCGGGCGCGCCGAAGGCCCGGACGTTCAACGTGACGCTCACGCACGACCCGCCCCGGGGCGGCTGGTTCTGCGTGGCGCTGGTGCTCATCCTCCTGGGCCCGGTGTTCGCGTTCGTCCGCTCGCACGGCTTCGAGACGCGGCGCTGGGCGGACAGCAACCTGGGTGGGGAGTGA
- a CDS encoding DUF350 domain-containing protein, whose protein sequence is MLLLGAVVSWQGVLASVIYSLIGLAVFVAGFYVIRLILPFDVHKELEADQNTAVGIVIGSFILGLSIIVAAAISG, encoded by the coding sequence ATGTTGTTACTGGGCGCAGTGGTCAGCTGGCAGGGAGTGCTGGCGAGCGTCATCTATTCGCTCATCGGCCTGGCGGTGTTCGTGGCGGGCTTCTACGTCATCCGCCTCATCCTCCCCTTCGACGTGCACAAGGAGCTGGAGGCGGACCAGAACACGGCGGTGGGCATCGTCATCGGGTCCTTCATCCTGGGGCTCTCCATCATCGTCGCCGCCGCCATCAGCGGCTGA